The Lewinellaceae bacterium DNA window GCCTTCCGCACGCGGTGGACGAGGGATCAGTGCTTTCATGGAAAGTTTCATCTTACCGGTCTTCCGGTCCAGATCCAGTAATTTAACCCGGACCTGATCGCCTTCCTTCAGCACATCTTCAACATTCTCGACCCGCTTGTGATCGATCTCCGAGACGTGAAGCAATCCACTCTTCCCTTTGAAGTCGACAAAGGCGCCAAAGGGCATCAACTGCCGGACGACTGCATCGTACACTTCACCTACTTCAGGAACGAATACGATGTCTTTTACCCGGGCCAATGCTGCTTCGATCGAAGCTTTATTTGAACTGGCAATGTTCACAAAGCCTTTACCTTCCTTTTCTTCAATGGAGATCACGGTACCTGTTTTCTCCTGGATATCCTGGATGATTGAGCCTCCAGGGCCGATTACTGCACCAATGAATGACTTGTCGATGACAATCTCCACGATACGTGGTGCATGCGGTTTGTAATCTTCCCGCGGCTCGGCGATCACCTCGTTCATTTTGCCCAGGATATGCAACCGGCCTTTGCGTGCCTGGTCCAGCGCTTCGATCAGCAGATCGTACGGCAAACCGTCGATCTTGATGTCCATCTGGCAACCACAAATTCCGTTCTTGGTGCCGGTCACTTTGAAGTCCATATCACCGAGTGCATCTTCATCACCCAGGATATCGGAAAGGATGGCATATTTATCACCTTCTTTGATCAGACCCATGGCAATACCTGCGATCTGCTCGCTGATTTGCACACCACCGTCCATCAGGGCCAGTGAACTGGCACAAACGGTAGCCATCGAGGAGGAGCCATTGGACTCCAGGATGTCGGAAACAAGCCTTATCGTATAAGGCAAGCCCTGGGGCATAACCTGACGCACCGAACGTCCGGCCAGGTTGGCATGACCAACTTCGCGCCGTCCGGGGCCACGCATAGGCTTCACCTCTCCCGTACTGTACGGAGGGAAGTTATAATGCAGTATGAAATTATCGTCGTACGACCGCAACGCCGTGTCAATCAGGACTTCATCCTGTTTGGTACCTAACGTTAAGGTAGTCAGCGATTGCGTTTCACCACGCGTAAATACCGCTGAACCATGCGCTGCTGGAAGGTAATCCACTTCACACCAGATAGGCCGGATCTCATCCGGGTCACGGCCATCCAGGCGTTTTTTGGTGTCCAGCACCATATTGCGGATGACTTCCTTCTTTAATTTGTCAAAATAAGCATCCAGCAAAGCTCCTTTTTCTTCCAGGTATTCTTCTCCGTGCAGTTCGGTCAGTTTGACTTTGGCATCATCCAGGATTGCAGAAAATCCATCTTTGCGTTCCTGCTTTGGTAATGAACCGGCGGCCAAATCAAAGATCCCCTGTGCTGCAAATTCCTTGATCCAGGTTTTTAATGCCTCGTCTTCTTCCTTCTCCGGTAATACCCGTTTAACGGTAGCCTTCTCTCCTACTTTCTGAGCCAGATCCAACTGGGCCTGACACTGGATTTTGATGGCTTCGTGGCCAATGCGGATGGCTTCAACCAGATCAGCCTCGGAGCATTCTTTAGCCTCTCCTTCGACCATGGTTACATCTTTCATGGTTGCAGCAACGATGATATCGATGTCGGCATTCGCCAGGGCGCTGCGGATCGGGTTAACTACATATTCTCCGTCAATACGTGCAACACGTACTTCGGAGATAGGGCCGTCCCAACGAATGTCGGATACGACAAGGGCGGTAGATGCTGCCAGAGCTGCCAGAGAATCCGGCATCTCATCCTGATCTCCGGAGACCAGGTTGATGATGACCTGTGTTTCGTTCATGTAGCCATCGGGAAACAGCGGACGGATCGCACGGTCTACCAGGCGGCAGATCAGCACTTCATAATCCGAGAGCTTTGCTTCACGGCGGAAGAAGTTGCCGGGGATACGTCCGGCAGCGGCAAATTTTTCCTGATAGTCTACAGATAGTGGGAAGAAGGGCTGACCTTCTTTGGCTTCCTTGTTGGAAACGACGGTGGCCAACAGCATGGTTGAACCTACCCGTACCAAGGCAGAACCGTGTGCCTGGGCTGCAAGTTTGCCTGTCTCCAGTGTAACTTCCCTCCCATCCGGCAATTCGAATGAGGACGTAATTGGAATTTGATTTCCCATAAAATAGAATTTAACAAATGAATAAAGACCCTGTTGCAAGGCAACGGGCTGAATTAGGAAGGATCACACAAGGAGGGAAAAAAGAAGGTGGGTATACGAAGACTTACTTCCGTATACCCAATTTCTCGATCAGACTACGATATTCGCTGATATTCTTATGCTGCAGATAATTCAGCAGTCTTTTTCTTTTACCTACTAAGGTCAACAGGGTCCGACGACACTGGTGATCTTTTTTGTTTTCACGCAAGTGACTGGATAGCAGATTGATACGCTCGGTAAACAGCGCAATCTGTGCATCCGTTGCACCGGTATTGCTGGCTGCTCCTCCGAACTCTTCGAATAACTTAGCCTTTTTTTCTTTCGTTAATGCTGACATATTTGTCTTTCTTAAATATCTAACTTCGAATAATAAGGCTGCAAAGATAATGCTTTATCCATTTATTACCAGTAGTTCATGCAGATTTTATTTTACGAGTCCTGCTCCCCCGTTTTGGCTTCATTCCATAAGGCATCCATCTCCTCCAGCGTCATTTCCGGCAGTGGCCGGGGTGCCTGTGCTTCAATGTATTCAAATCTCCTTTTGAATTTTCGGTTACACCGCTCCAGGGCCGTCTCCGGATCGACGCCCAGAAATCGCGCGTAATTCACCAGGGCAAACAGCACATCGCCAAACTCATCCTCCACACGCTGATGATTATCCGGTGACTCTCTCAGGACTTCCTGCAACTCCTGCATTTCCTCCTCCACCTTTGCATAAACCTGGTCTGTCGTCTCCCATTCAAAACCTACTTGCTTGGTCTTTTCCTGCATCCGGTATGCCTTGACCATAGCCGGCAAAGAATTGGGCACTCCGGCGAGGATGGACTTTTTCCCCTCCTGCAATTTGATCTGCTCCCAGTTCCGCTTGACATCGTCATCATTCCGGACTTTCACATCCCCGTAGATGTGGGGATGCCGCTTGACCAGCTTATCACACACCGCATTCAAGGCATCTGCTATATCCCATTGCCCCTGCTCACTGGCAATGCGGGCATAAAAAACCATGTGCAGCAGCAGATCACCGATCTCTTCCCTGATGCCCTCCCAGTCCTCATCCAGGATGGCATCGGCCAGCTCATAGGTCTCTTCGATGGTGAGATTCCGCAGGCTGTGGATGGTTTGCTTGCGATCCCAGGGGCATTGTTCACGGAGCTCATCCATGATTCGCAGCAAACGTCCGAACGCGATCAACTTTGTATCATCAGGCATCATTATGGAACTTTTAGTTTGTACCTTTGTTGCAAAGATTAACAAAACAACCTTACATCCTGATGGAATTCTTATATGTTTTAGCAATCATCTTTGGAGTCTTCCTGATCTCCTTCGGATTGATCAACATTCGTCACATACTGACGGGAAATGAATTTAGAGGAACCTGTGCTACCAATAATCCATTGTTGAAAAATGAAATCGGAGAATGCACAGTTTGTGGCAGGGTAACGGGTGAGGCTTGCAAAATGCCCGAAGTTAAGGAGGGAAAGGCGGTATCCTGACCACCATAATCCACTGCTTAAACAATTTCGTCGTTGGTAAAGTCTATCGCTTATCGATAATGCGAGAACCTACCATTAACGAAACGCTCATAAATATAGCCAGACCCACAATCGTCAAAATCAACATACTTATCCGTTTTACACTTCGTCTTGCTCTATGACTTTACGGCTTCGGATTTGGGATGGCCTAAAGATGCTACAAATAATAGTAACCTATAAAGTGTATGACGGAGAAAAATCACATTTTTTTAACTCCCATACATAAGCCAAATATAAAAAACTGCTTATATATTAAGCAACATTATATTAAATTTTTTTCACATCTTTTTCCGTCTGCTGCAACCCCCTAAAAGAAAGACCTGCATCGTGTCCACATTCGCCCCGACACCATGCAGGTCTCTTAACCTATCTATGTTCTTTACTATGGCTCAGTCCAGGTAGCCTGATGGTATTTACGCTCAGGACTTCACCTCGATGGTTTCGTTCATAATTTTTGCCTGGTGGTTGATGGACTCTTCATGAATCGCCGTGAACACCTTGCGGATAAAGTCACCGCTCAGCCCCTGGTCCTCTCCTTTTTTAACCACCGTCTCGATGATCTCATTCCACCGGTCGGGCTGATAAATGGAGATGTTATTCAGTTTTTTATAATTGCCAATGTCCTCGGACAATTTCATCCGGTCACCCAGTAAATGCATGATTTCCCGGTCGATGTTGTCGATCTGGTTACGCAATTCATGGATATTCTCCTGGTATTCCTTGCTGTTGGACTTCAACTCGCGAATGATCAGCCGGTCTACGATCTCCTGGAAACCCAATGGTGTGACCTGCTGGGCTGCATCACTCCAGGCATTATCCGGATCTATGTGCGTTTCCAACATCACCCCGTCGTAATTCAGATCCAGCGCCTGCTGCGAAATATCTCTCAGCAATGTCCGGTTTCCACAGATATGACTGGCGTCAACGATCAGCTGCAAATCGGGATAGCGTCTTTTTAGTTCCAGGGCAATTTCCCACCGGGGCACATTGCGATAAACGGATTTGCCATAGGTGCTGAATCCACGATGGATGATCCCAATACGGCTTATGCCGGCTTTGTACATCCGTTCGATGGCACCAATCCAAAGACTGAGATCCGGATTGATGGGATTTTTAACCAATACCGGTATATCGATACCTTCCAGTGCATCTGCGACCTCTTGAACGGAAAATGGGTTGACAGTCGTCCTTGCCCCAATCCAGAGCACATCGACACCTGCCTTCAGGGATTCGAAGACATGCTGCGTGTTAGCAACCTCGACTGTGGTCTTTAGTCCATAGGTTTCTTTTACCTGCTTTAACCAGCGTAATCCATCCCTTCCGATCCCTTCGAAAGAATTTGGCCGGGTGCGCGGCTTCCAGATACCGGCACGAAACAAGTCAATGTTTTTATCGGCGAGCTGTTCGGCGGTGCGCATCACCTGTTCTTCGGTCTCGGCACTGCATGGACCGGCAATAAGTACGGGTCTTTTCAGATTTTCAAATACGGGTTTGATGTTCATTTCCATGATGGCTTACTTTAATATTTTGCGAATGTGATTTGCCTGATCAATTAATTCGTGGAATGTATTAAAATCCTTTTTGATTAGAAGGCTGCGAAAACGCGACAGGACATTGATGTGTTCATCCAGAACATCCAATACGTTGTCCCGGTTCTGCCGGAATATTGGAACCCACATCTCCGGTGAACTTTTAGCAAGGCGGACCGTCGAATCGAAACCGCCACTGGCCAGCTGAAATATCCGCTTCTCATCCTTTTCCTTCGCCAAAACGGTCAGAGCCAGTGCAAAGGAAGAAATATGAGAGATATGAGAAACATAGGCTGCATGCAAGTCGTGCTCGTGGGCTTCCAGCTCAACCATCCGCATACCCAATGCCTCATAAAGATCAATGACGGTATCTACCGCATCAGGAGCACTCCCCTCACGATTGCAGATCACCGAACATTTTCCCTCAAACAATCCACTGATGGCCGCGCCAGGTCCGGAGTTCTCCCTTCCGGCCATCGGATGAGAAGCCACATAACGGCTGCGCATGGGATGCTCCCTGACTGCCAAGATCAGTGCCTCCTTCGTAGAACCGGCATCCATCACCGTTTGGCCTGGTTTCACAAGATCCAGAATCTGCGGCAACACCTGCAACATGGCATCTACCGGTATGGTGAGTAAAATCAGGTCGGCATCGGCCAATGCCTCGTTCAATGGCATCACCTGGTCAACCAATCCCAGTTCCAAAGCCTGGCTGGCATGGCTTTCGTTTGCCTCCACTCCGACTAATTTACCGGCAATACCCCGTTCTCGGATATCTTTTGCAAAAGAGCCGCCAATGTGCCCCAGACCGATAATTGTTATCTGATTCATGACTTAATCGCCGCAGTTGTTTTTAAACGCTCCAGAGCAGTATCAAATGTGGACACCGGTGCACATAACGATATCCGGATATAGCGGTCACCCTGGGAACCAAAGATCCCTCCCGGAGTAATAAATACATCATTTCCATACAGGATCTGATCCGATAATTCGTATCCATCCCTGACATGATCCGGCACTTTGCCCCAGACAAACATCCCGACCGAGTCAGGATCGTAACTGCATTCCAATGCATCCATCAGTGCATAAACCCGCTCTTCCCGTTCACGGTACACCTTATTCAGATGGTCAAACCAATCCTGACCCAGTGAAAGTGCCTGGGCAGCTGCTGACTGCGACGGGGCAAACATCCCGGAATCCATATTGCTTTTAAATCGAAGGACATCACTGAGGATGGCTGGACTGCCCGCCATGACCCCCTGACGCCATCCGGCCATATTATGACTCTTGCTCAGGGAATTCAACTCGACGGCTACCTCTTTCGCTCCCGGCCTTGAGAGCAAACTGATGGGATGCTGGTTACGTATGAAGCTATACGGATTATCGTGGGCCAGGATCAGGTTATGCTCGCGGGCAAAGCGGATACAGTCGTCAAAAAAGGCAGGGGTAGCAAGTGCACCGGTAGGCATATGCGGATAATTGATCCACATAATTTTTACATTGCTCAGGTCCTCCCGGCCCAGGCTTTCCAAATCCGGAAGCCAGTTATTTTCTGCATCAAGATCATACGTCCGAACTACTCCCCCGGCCAGTCGTGAAGCGGATGCATAGGTCGGGTAGCCCGGATTAGGCACTAAAACTTCATCTCCGGGATTGATAAAGGCCATCGATAAGTGCATGATGCCTTCTTTGGATCCCATGAGGAGCAGAACCTCCGTAAGCGGATCCAGTTCTGCCTGGTACCAGGTTTGATAGAACGACGCCCAGGCTTCCCGCAAGGCGGGCAAGCCTATGTACGATTGATAGGCATGCGTGTCCGGGCGGTTGCTCTGCGCACTCAGCACCTCATTGACCGAAGCATCGGGTGCCAGGTCAGGGCTGCCGATACCCAAATTGATAATAGCTTTCCCGGAGGACTGCAATTTGGCGATCTCTTTCAGCTTGAGGGAGAAGTAATATTCCTCCACTCCCTGCAGGCGATTGGATGCTTCAGTTGGCATAGTATGCTCCTTTAGGGTAATTGCCTAATATTTTCATACGTCCTGTAAATGGCTTGATGGAATCCAGGGCAAATTTCATGTGAGCCCGGTCTTCCAAAATAAAATCTGCAAAGAAAAGGTATTCAAATGGCTTTCCCAGCAGTGGTACGGACTGAATCTTGGTCAAATTGGCGTGATGGAATGCCAGAATGGATAATACTTTGTGCAAGCTGCCTATTTCATGGGACACCGTGAAACAAATGGATATCTTATTGTACATAAATTCCTGCTTGCGTGGTTTACGGTCCAGAACCAGGAAGCGGGTATAATTTTGTTTGTTGGTCTCAATGCTCCGTTTAAGGATATTCAAACCGTACATATCGGCGGCCAGGGTACTGGCTATCGCTCCCACCTCCGGCTTTCCCCAATCTTTGACCATGCGTGCGCTCAATGCGGTGTCAATGTGTTCGATAATTTTGATGTTGGGATAGTTCTCGAAAAACTCGCGGCACTGAGCTATGGCGATCGGATGGGAATAAACTTCTTTAAGGTCTTCAATTTTGACACCCGGTAAAGTCAGCAGGTTTTGTTTTATACGCAGGTAGACCTCCCCGATAATATTCAGTTTGCTATTATAGAGCAGCATGTAATTCGATAGCAGGGATCCGGATATGGTGTTTTCAATGGCCATCATCCCTATATCACAGTCTTCGTGGGATTCGGTTCGTTCAACCACTTCTTCAAAAGTATCGCAAGGAATAACCTGAATCTGCTCCGCCGGATAATAGGTCCGGGCAGCGATCTCGTGGAAAGCTCCTGGATAACCTTGTATACTCACTCGCTTCATAACAATCATTCGTTTAAATAAAAAAGGAGTCTCGACTTCGGGACTCCTTTATTTTTTCAACCAAAACGGCTTCAAAATCAACTGGAGTCCCGTGATTTTCTAAAATAAAAGCTAAAGTAAAACTGATATGTGTACGCTCTGGTCATGTATTTCTTTCGGTTCTAAAACAAAAAAGGAGTCTCTTTTTCGGGACTCCTTCATGCTGCAAACGGCAATGGCACGCTAGGAAATCCCGGCATGGTCGTTAAAAAAGTAAAAATAAAAGGCGCGTATATGCTGCATGAAAGGCTTGTTAACGAAACAAACCTAGCACTTTTTACCGGAGATTGCAATGGACGGGTCTATTTATTTAATCCAAATTTCTTTTTCAAGATCCATTCCAAGCAGAAAATACAGTAACCCTATCCCATTGCCATCCATACCGGAATTATCCCGATGCATTTATTGCCCTGCTGTATATACTTGCATTTCTCGCTAAAAATCAATAATTTAAGTGTTCCGGCGCCCATAAAGTACTTCTTATAACCACTCCATAACCGGAAAGAACATCGCTGCCACATGCCAAGCCTGCATTACAATCTCAGCCGAACCAACGATCTGGAATACATCCCGTCACCCGATCTGATGATCATTCGGACGGAAGCCCCTGCGGAACCGGAATCGATTCTCGTAAAGGCCGGGTATATACGGGACATCGATTACCTTCCGGTCGATGACTATCCGGAGGCCAGCGCGGAGGTCTTCAGGGTAATGGGACCAGAGCCAGCTACAAGCAGGGATCAGATCAAAGCAACTGTCCGGGCCATGGCTGACGTGAGCCTGATATACATTGGTACCATCCTCCAGCGCAGCGATACCGGAAGCTACCAGATCTATACGGGGAATATTTACATTCAATTTACGCCTGAAACGACATCGGCATTTATCCAGGCCATCTTTTCAGAATATGACCTGGAGGAAAAGCGACGTCTTTACATGGCTGAGGTCGCCTATTTTGCCCGG harbors:
- a CDS encoding prephenate dehydratase, translating into MKRVSIQGYPGAFHEIAARTYYPAEQIQVIPCDTFEEVVERTESHEDCDIGMMAIENTISGSLLSNYMLLYNSKLNIIGEVYLRIKQNLLTLPGVKIEDLKEVYSHPIAIAQCREFFENYPNIKIIEHIDTALSARMVKDWGKPEVGAIASTLAADMYGLNILKRSIETNKQNYTRFLVLDRKPRKQEFMYNKISICFTVSHEIGSLHKVLSILAFHHANLTKIQSVPLLGKPFEYLFFADFILEDRAHMKFALDSIKPFTGRMKILGNYPKGAYYAN
- the pnp gene encoding polyribonucleotide nucleotidyltransferase, producing the protein MGNQIPITSSFELPDGREVTLETGKLAAQAHGSALVRVGSTMLLATVVSNKEAKEGQPFFPLSVDYQEKFAAAGRIPGNFFRREAKLSDYEVLICRLVDRAIRPLFPDGYMNETQVIINLVSGDQDEMPDSLAALAASTALVVSDIRWDGPISEVRVARIDGEYVVNPIRSALANADIDIIVAATMKDVTMVEGEAKECSEADLVEAIRIGHEAIKIQCQAQLDLAQKVGEKATVKRVLPEKEEDEALKTWIKEFAAQGIFDLAAGSLPKQERKDGFSAILDDAKVKLTELHGEEYLEEKGALLDAYFDKLKKEVIRNMVLDTKKRLDGRDPDEIRPIWCEVDYLPAAHGSAVFTRGETQSLTTLTLGTKQDEVLIDTALRSYDDNFILHYNFPPYSTGEVKPMRGPGRREVGHANLAGRSVRQVMPQGLPYTIRLVSDILESNGSSSMATVCASSLALMDGGVQISEQIAGIAMGLIKEGDKYAILSDILGDEDALGDMDFKVTGTKNGICGCQMDIKIDGLPYDLLIEALDQARKGRLHILGKMNEVIAEPREDYKPHAPRIVEIVIDKSFIGAVIGPGGSIIQDIQEKTGTVISIEEKEGKGFVNIASSNKASIEAALARVKDIVFVPEVGEVYDAVVRQLMPFGAFVDFKGKSGLLHVSEIDHKRVENVEDVLKEGDQVRVKLLDLDRKTGKMKLSMKALIPRPPRAEGESERSDDRRSDRYQGGGRNQRGGGGDRRGGHDRNRDRDRDRNRDRDRDHDHDRNRD
- a CDS encoding bifunctional 3-deoxy-7-phosphoheptulonate synthase/chorismate mutase type II gives rise to the protein MEMNIKPVFENLKRPVLIAGPCSAETEEQVMRTAEQLADKNIDLFRAGIWKPRTRPNSFEGIGRDGLRWLKQVKETYGLKTTVEVANTQHVFESLKAGVDVLWIGARTTVNPFSVQEVADALEGIDIPVLVKNPINPDLSLWIGAIERMYKAGISRIGIIHRGFSTYGKSVYRNVPRWEIALELKRRYPDLQLIVDASHICGNRTLLRDISQQALDLNYDGVMLETHIDPDNAWSDAAQQVTPLGFQEIVDRLIIRELKSNSKEYQENIHELRNQIDNIDREIMHLLGDRMKLSEDIGNYKKLNNISIYQPDRWNEIIETVVKKGEDQGLSGDFIRKVFTAIHEESINHQAKIMNETIEVKS
- the mazG gene encoding nucleoside triphosphate pyrophosphohydrolase → MMPDDTKLIAFGRLLRIMDELREQCPWDRKQTIHSLRNLTIEETYELADAILDEDWEGIREEIGDLLLHMVFYARIASEQGQWDIADALNAVCDKLVKRHPHIYGDVKVRNDDDVKRNWEQIKLQEGKKSILAGVPNSLPAMVKAYRMQEKTKQVGFEWETTDQVYAKVEEEMQELQEVLRESPDNHQRVEDEFGDVLFALVNYARFLGVDPETALERCNRKFKRRFEYIEAQAPRPLPEMTLEEMDALWNEAKTGEQDS
- the rpsO gene encoding 30S ribosomal protein S15, with product MSALTKEKKAKLFEEFGGAASNTGATDAQIALFTERINLLSSHLRENKKDHQCRRTLLTLVGKRKRLLNYLQHKNISEYRSLIEKLGIRK
- a CDS encoding prephenate dehydrogenase; amino-acid sequence: MNQITIIGLGHIGGSFAKDIRERGIAGKLVGVEANESHASQALELGLVDQVMPLNEALADADLILLTIPVDAMLQVLPQILDLVKPGQTVMDAGSTKEALILAVREHPMRSRYVASHPMAGRENSGPGAAISGLFEGKCSVICNREGSAPDAVDTVIDLYEALGMRMVELEAHEHDLHAAYVSHISHISSFALALTVLAKEKDEKRIFQLASGGFDSTVRLAKSSPEMWVPIFRQNRDNVLDVLDEHINVLSRFRSLLIKKDFNTFHELIDQANHIRKILK
- a CDS encoding aminotransferase class I/II-fold pyridoxal phosphate-dependent enzyme, with protein sequence MPTEASNRLQGVEEYYFSLKLKEIAKLQSSGKAIINLGIGSPDLAPDASVNEVLSAQSNRPDTHAYQSYIGLPALREAWASFYQTWYQAELDPLTEVLLLMGSKEGIMHLSMAFINPGDEVLVPNPGYPTYASASRLAGGVVRTYDLDAENNWLPDLESLGREDLSNVKIMWINYPHMPTGALATPAFFDDCIRFAREHNLILAHDNPYSFIRNQHPISLLSRPGAKEVAVELNSLSKSHNMAGWRQGVMAGSPAILSDVLRFKSNMDSGMFAPSQSAAAQALSLGQDWFDHLNKVYREREERVYALMDALECSYDPDSVGMFVWGKVPDHVRDGYELSDQILYGNDVFITPGGIFGSQGDRYIRISLCAPVSTFDTALERLKTTAAIKS